From Streptomyces sp. Edi4, one genomic window encodes:
- a CDS encoding glycosyltransferase: MRIGLLTDGGHPYPTGETGRWCDRLVRGLARHEFDIYALGGGASAEGQGLPALPPQVRRVLTATPQAPAGRRPPRRERGEGRGYGRRERQAFVAHFGRLAAAICADDPATPAASGGEDFADGLYGLAALARDHGGLAGELRSETAVRILEGACRAPGANRAVRAARVPDHLAFASELERALRPLSLDWYGDDTLGSVDLSHAASGGRAALPGLLAKRFCGVPLLVTEYGVQLRAHYLTGSQLGAPARALRYGFERRLAAEVYTQAELITPGNAHTRRWQERCGADRAKLRTVHPGLSADRFHAVGEGAYDADPGTLVWVGRAEPAKDIIALLHAFAEVRKAEPGARLRLFAAPARDAECAGYLAHCRALAAHLFPDEATGAHAVGDNPVSFEEIGGPEAPGLADAYATASVVVLSSVVEGFPLSLVEAMFCGRATVSTDTGAVVEVIGGTGLVVPPRNPRALADACLALLRDPERRARLGAAARARALELFTVEQNLAAFRGIYLELMSHNPVRRESADGTAAPQPFAHPAEAHVPGRWAAPAATRGPMVPARPAALLTRERPAAREAAKGAAHE, from the coding sequence ATGCGGATCGGACTGCTGACCGACGGCGGACATCCGTACCCGACCGGCGAGACGGGGCGGTGGTGCGACCGGCTCGTGCGCGGGCTCGCGCGGCACGAGTTCGACATATACGCGCTGGGCGGTGGCGCGAGCGCCGAAGGGCAGGGCCTGCCCGCTCTGCCCCCGCAGGTGCGCCGGGTGCTCACCGCGACGCCGCAGGCCCCCGCCGGGCGCCGCCCCCCGCGCCGGGAGCGCGGTGAGGGGCGCGGCTACGGACGGCGGGAACGCCAGGCGTTCGTCGCGCACTTCGGACGCCTGGCCGCCGCGATCTGCGCCGACGACCCCGCCACCCCGGCCGCCAGCGGCGGCGAGGACTTCGCCGACGGCCTGTACGGACTCGCCGCCCTCGCCCGCGACCATGGCGGGCTCGCCGGTGAACTGCGCTCCGAGACGGCCGTCCGCATCCTGGAGGGCGCCTGCCGCGCGCCCGGCGCGAACCGCGCCGTGCGCGCCGCCCGGGTCCCCGACCACCTCGCCTTCGCGAGCGAGCTCGAACGCGCCCTGCGCCCGCTCTCCCTCGACTGGTACGGCGACGACACCCTCGGCTCCGTCGACCTCAGCCACGCCGCGTCCGGCGGCCGCGCGGCGCTGCCCGGGCTCCTGGCCAAACGCTTCTGCGGGGTGCCGCTCCTGGTCACCGAGTACGGCGTCCAGCTGCGCGCCCACTACCTCACCGGCTCCCAACTGGGCGCCCCAGCGCGGGCGTTGCGGTACGGCTTCGAGCGTCGGCTCGCCGCCGAGGTGTACACCCAGGCCGAGCTGATCACCCCCGGCAACGCCCACACCAGGCGCTGGCAGGAGCGCTGCGGCGCCGACCGCGCCAAGCTCCGCACCGTCCACCCCGGCCTGTCGGCCGACCGGTTCCACGCGGTGGGGGAGGGCGCGTACGACGCGGACCCGGGCACCCTGGTGTGGGTCGGCCGGGCCGAGCCCGCCAAGGACATCATCGCCCTGCTGCACGCCTTCGCCGAGGTCCGCAAGGCCGAACCCGGCGCGCGCCTGCGGCTGTTCGCGGCGCCCGCGCGGGACGCGGAGTGCGCCGGCTACCTCGCCCACTGTCGCGCGCTCGCCGCCCACCTCTTCCCCGACGAGGCCACGGGCGCCCACGCGGTCGGCGACAACCCCGTCTCGTTCGAGGAGATCGGCGGCCCCGAGGCGCCCGGGCTCGCCGACGCGTACGCCACCGCGAGCGTCGTCGTCCTGTCCAGCGTCGTCGAGGGCTTCCCGCTCAGCCTCGTCGAAGCGATGTTCTGCGGCCGGGCCACCGTCTCCACCGACACCGGCGCGGTCGTCGAGGTCATCGGCGGCACGGGCCTCGTGGTGCCACCGCGCAACCCCCGCGCGCTCGCCGACGCCTGCCTCGCCCTGCTGCGCGACCCCGAACGGCGGGCGCGCCTGGGCGCCGCCGCCCGGGCCCGCGCGCTCGAACTGTTCACCGTCGAGCAGAATCTCGCGGCATTTCGCGGCATTTACCTGGAGCTCATGTCACACAACCCGGTCCGTCGCGAGAGCGCCGACGGCACGGCCGCGCCCCAGCCCTTCGCACACCCCGCCGAAGCGCATGTGCCGGGCCGCTGGGCGGCGCCCGCCGCCACCCGGGGCCCCATGGTCCCCGCCCGCCCGGCCGCCCTCCTGACGAGGGAGCGGCCCGCCGCGCGGGAAGCAGCAAAAGGGGCGGCGCATGAGTGA
- a CDS encoding NAD-dependent epimerase/dehydratase family protein, with protein sequence MRVLLLGANGYLGRFVADRLLADPAVQLTALGRGDDADVRFDLATGSPGALTRFLDAVHPGVVVNCAGAIRGGARELTRHNTVAVATVCEALRRSGCGARLVQLGCASEYGPSQPGSSTAEDAVPRPGGPYGVSKLAATELVLGSGLDAIVLRVFSPVGPGTPAGSPLGRLAEAMRRAMQSGDGELKLGGLGVQRDFVDVRDVARAVHAASLSAAQGVVNIGTGRSVKLRDAAAVLARVAGYAGALHELDGPPGMRPGHIGAPRSGEAALDHLATPSPYPDGCGSWQQADVRTARDRLGWRPRINLEESLADIWMEAACRI encoded by the coding sequence ATGAGGGTGCTGCTGCTCGGAGCCAACGGATACCTCGGCCGGTTCGTCGCCGACCGCCTGCTCGCCGACCCCGCCGTCCAGCTCACCGCACTCGGGCGCGGTGACGACGCCGACGTACGGTTCGACCTCGCCACCGGCAGCCCGGGAGCCCTCACCCGCTTCCTCGACGCCGTGCATCCCGGGGTCGTCGTCAACTGCGCCGGCGCGATCCGTGGCGGCGCGCGCGAACTGACCCGGCACAACACTGTCGCCGTCGCCACCGTCTGCGAGGCCCTGCGCCGCAGCGGCTGCGGCGCGCGTCTGGTGCAGCTCGGCTGCGCCTCGGAGTACGGGCCCTCCCAGCCCGGCTCGTCGACCGCCGAGGACGCGGTGCCGCGCCCCGGGGGACCGTACGGCGTCTCCAAGCTCGCCGCGACCGAACTCGTCCTCGGCTCCGGGCTCGACGCGATCGTGCTGCGCGTCTTCTCACCCGTCGGTCCCGGCACCCCGGCCGGCTCCCCGCTCGGCCGGCTCGCCGAGGCGATGCGCCGCGCCATGCAGTCCGGCGACGGCGAGCTGAAGCTCGGCGGGCTCGGGGTGCAGCGGGACTTCGTGGACGTACGCGATGTGGCGCGGGCCGTGCACGCCGCCTCGCTCTCGGCCGCCCAGGGCGTGGTCAACATCGGCACCGGCCGCTCGGTGAAGCTGCGCGACGCGGCCGCCGTGCTCGCCAGGGTCGCCGGATACGCGGGCGCCCTGCACGAACTGGACGGGCCGCCCGGCATGCGGCCCGGGCACATCGGCGCCCCGCGCTCCGGCGAGGCCGCGCTCGACCACCTGGCCACGCCCTCGCCCTACCCCGACGGCTGCGGCAGCTGGCAGCAGGCCGATGTGCGCACCGCGCGCGACCGGCTCGGCTGGCGGCCCCGGATCAATCTGGAGGAGTCGCTGGCCGACATCTGGATGGAGGCGGCATGCCGCATCTGA
- a CDS encoding spherulation-specific family 4 protein — protein MPHLTRTARQRAATGAGRLGLGVPGYAHPLVAPVEWAELTRPGTPLHWAVLNVSGGGTGGPGTRPDPHCLEAAGKLRNAGIRVLGHLDAAYGHRPFGEQIAEAHRYLDWYRVDGFLLDRCPTGRDELPAMRRTAETLRALREGAHLVLGHGTHPCPGYAEIADQLITYTGPWHDYRWSQVAEWTAEYPPERFCHLVHGVPRSHLEEALRIARWQGAGTVYFTDRADRAPRGRGAVDPFETLPGYWDEIVSRIGPGISE, from the coding sequence ATGCCGCATCTGACCAGGACCGCGCGGCAGCGCGCGGCGACCGGCGCCGGCCGGCTCGGCCTCGGGGTCCCCGGTTACGCCCACCCGCTCGTCGCCCCCGTCGAATGGGCCGAACTGACGCGCCCGGGAACGCCGTTGCACTGGGCCGTGCTCAATGTGTCCGGCGGAGGCACGGGCGGCCCGGGCACGCGGCCCGATCCGCACTGCCTGGAAGCGGCCGGAAAACTGCGCAACGCCGGGATCCGGGTGCTCGGCCACCTCGACGCGGCGTACGGGCACCGCCCCTTCGGCGAGCAGATCGCCGAGGCGCACCGCTACCTCGACTGGTACCGGGTCGACGGCTTCCTCCTGGACCGCTGTCCCACAGGGCGAGACGAGCTTCCCGCCATGCGGCGCACGGCGGAGACCCTGCGGGCGCTGCGCGAGGGCGCCCACCTGGTCCTCGGGCACGGCACCCACCCGTGTCCCGGATACGCCGAGATCGCCGACCAGCTGATCACCTACACCGGCCCCTGGCACGACTACCGGTGGTCGCAGGTGGCCGAATGGACCGCCGAGTACCCGCCGGAGCGCTTCTGCCACCTGGTGCACGGGGTGCCGAGGAGTCATCTGGAGGAGGCGCTGCGGATCGCCCGATGGCAGGGCGCGGGCACGGTCTACTTCACGGACCGCGCCGACCGGGCCCCCCGGGGAAGGGGCGCAGTGGACCCCTTCGAGACGCTGCCCGGCTACTGGGACGAAATTGTCTCGCGGATCGGACCTGGTATCTCGGAATGA
- the moeZ gene encoding adenylyltransferase/sulfurtransferase MoeZ: protein MSLPPLVEPAAELTVDEVRRYSRHLIIPDVGMDGQKRLKNAKVLAVGAGGLGSPALMYLAAAGVGTLGIVEFDEVDESNLQRQIIHSQADIGRSKAESARDSVLGINPYVNVVLHEERLEAENVMDIFSQYDLIVDGTDNFATRYLVNDACVLLNKPYVWGSIYRFDGQASVFWSEHGPCYRCLYPEPPPPGMVPSCAEGGVLGVLCASIGSIQVNEAIKLLAGIGEPLVGRLMIYDALEMQYRQVKVRKDPDCAVCGENPTVTELIDYEAFCGVVSEEAQEAAMGSTITPRQLKEWIDADEKIEIIDVREPNEYEIVSIPGAKLIPKNEFLMGSALESLPQDKRIVLHCKTGVRSAEVLAVLKSAGFSDAVHVGGGVIGWVNQIEPEKPIY, encoded by the coding sequence GTGTCGCTGCCACCCCTGGTCGAGCCAGCAGCTGAGCTCACCGTAGACGAGGTCCGCAGGTACTCGCGCCACCTGATCATTCCCGACGTCGGGATGGACGGCCAGAAGCGCCTGAAGAACGCGAAGGTGCTCGCGGTGGGCGCCGGCGGTCTCGGCTCGCCGGCCCTGATGTACCTGGCCGCCGCCGGTGTCGGCACGCTCGGCATCGTGGAGTTCGACGAGGTCGACGAGTCGAACCTCCAGCGCCAGATCATCCACAGCCAGGCCGACATCGGCCGCTCCAAGGCGGAGTCCGCGCGTGACTCCGTCCTCGGCATCAATCCGTACGTGAACGTGGTCCTGCACGAAGAACGGCTCGAGGCCGAGAACGTGATGGACATCTTCAGCCAGTACGACCTGATCGTCGACGGCACGGACAACTTCGCGACCCGCTACCTGGTCAACGACGCGTGCGTGCTGCTCAACAAGCCGTACGTGTGGGGTTCGATCTACCGCTTCGACGGCCAGGCCTCGGTCTTCTGGTCCGAGCACGGTCCCTGCTACCGCTGCCTCTACCCCGAGCCCCCGCCGCCGGGCATGGTGCCCAGCTGCGCCGAGGGCGGCGTGCTCGGCGTGCTGTGCGCGTCCATCGGTTCCATCCAGGTCAACGAGGCCATCAAGCTCCTCGCGGGCATCGGCGAGCCGCTGGTCGGCCGCCTGATGATCTACGACGCCCTGGAGATGCAGTACCGCCAGGTGAAGGTCCGCAAGGACCCCGACTGCGCGGTCTGCGGCGAGAACCCGACCGTCACCGAGCTCATCGACTACGAGGCCTTCTGCGGCGTCGTGTCCGAGGAGGCCCAGGAAGCGGCGATGGGTTCGACGATCACTCCCCGGCAGCTCAAGGAGTGGATCGACGCGGACGAGAAGATCGAGATCATCGACGTCCGTGAGCCGAACGAGTACGAGATCGTCTCCATCCCGGGCGCGAAGCTGATCCCGAAGAACGAGTTCCTGATGGGCTCGGCGCTGGAATCGCTTCCCCAGGACAAGCGCATCGTCCTGCACTGCAAGACGGGCGTCCGCTCGGCGGAGGTCCTCGCGGTCCTCAAGTCCGCCGGCTTCTCCGACGCGGTCCACGTGGGCGGCGGCGTGATCGGCTGGGTCAACCAGATCGAACCGGAGAAGCCGATCTATTAG
- a CDS encoding alpha/beta hydrolase, producing MEHHRAPRKRTRATAFTAAALLLTVVGCSSGGKDDNGLTPTSADPAALASQKLSWKPCAAPTPAQGTGSAPSAPPGGGQWKCATMKVPLDYADPKAGTLDLALIRTEATDRAHRVGSLVFNFGGPGGSGITTLPAAAGDYKALRARYDLVSFDPRGVGASAPVRCENDTQLDAYFAQNATPDDAAQEKTYLASLKSFATACQDNSGKVLPHVGTTSAARDMDLLRQVLGDQKLNYMGISYGTELGGVYAHLFPKNVGRAVFDGVVDPTNDVEQGALAQAKGFQLALDNFAQDCVNRGDKCLLRGANVKEVEDVIVKLLAQLATKPIPAGRSGRTLGRTQATNGIAQALYSKEYWQLLEQGVDDAEGGDGALLLVLSDSMNGRNKDGTYSNIQAANAAVNCADFKQRYTVGQAKAKVPAFRKASPVFGDFMAWGLLGCSEWPVAGQWTTPDVSAPGAPPIVVVGNTGDPATPYQGAKNMVDKLGPGVGVELTYKGQGHGAYDSGDKCVQGAVNAYLLDGKVPAAGTVCQ from the coding sequence ATGGAACACCACCGTGCCCCACGCAAGCGGACCCGGGCCACCGCGTTCACTGCCGCCGCCCTCCTGCTCACCGTCGTCGGCTGTTCCAGCGGGGGCAAGGACGACAACGGGCTCACCCCCACCAGCGCCGACCCGGCCGCGCTCGCCTCGCAGAAGCTCAGCTGGAAGCCGTGCGCGGCGCCCACCCCGGCGCAGGGAACGGGCTCCGCGCCCTCGGCTCCGCCCGGCGGGGGCCAGTGGAAGTGCGCCACCATGAAGGTGCCGCTCGACTACGCCGACCCCAAGGCCGGCACCCTGGACCTGGCCCTCATCCGCACCGAGGCCACCGACCGGGCCCACCGCGTCGGCTCGCTCGTCTTCAACTTCGGCGGCCCCGGCGGCTCCGGCATCACCACCCTGCCCGCCGCCGCCGGCGACTACAAGGCCCTGCGCGCCCGCTACGACCTGGTCAGCTTCGACCCGCGCGGCGTGGGTGCCAGCGCGCCCGTGCGCTGCGAGAACGACACCCAGCTCGACGCCTACTTCGCGCAGAACGCCACCCCGGACGACGCGGCCCAGGAGAAGACGTACCTCGCAAGCCTGAAGTCCTTCGCCACCGCCTGCCAGGACAACTCCGGCAAGGTCCTGCCGCACGTCGGCACCACCAGCGCGGCCCGCGACATGGACCTGCTGCGCCAGGTGCTCGGCGATCAGAAGCTGAACTACATGGGGATCTCGTACGGGACCGAGCTCGGCGGCGTCTACGCCCATCTGTTCCCCAAGAACGTCGGGCGGGCCGTCTTCGACGGAGTGGTCGACCCCACCAACGACGTCGAACAGGGCGCGCTCGCCCAGGCCAAGGGCTTCCAGCTCGCTCTGGACAACTTCGCCCAGGACTGTGTGAACCGGGGCGACAAGTGCCTGCTGCGCGGCGCGAACGTCAAGGAGGTCGAGGACGTCATCGTCAAGCTGCTCGCCCAGCTCGCCACCAAGCCCATCCCGGCCGGCCGCAGCGGGCGTACCCTCGGCCGGACCCAGGCCACCAACGGCATCGCGCAGGCCCTGTACTCCAAGGAGTACTGGCAGCTGCTCGAACAGGGGGTGGACGACGCGGAGGGCGGCGACGGGGCCCTGCTCCTGGTCCTGTCGGACTCCATGAACGGGCGGAACAAGGACGGCACGTACAGCAACATCCAGGCGGCCAACGCGGCCGTCAACTGCGCCGATTTCAAACAGCGTTACACGGTCGGCCAGGCCAAGGCCAAGGTGCCCGCGTTCCGCAAGGCGTCGCCCGTCTTCGGCGACTTCATGGCCTGGGGCCTGCTCGGCTGCTCGGAGTGGCCGGTCGCCGGGCAGTGGACCACGCCCGATGTGAGCGCGCCGGGCGCGCCGCCGATCGTGGTCGTCGGCAACACCGGCGACCCGGCCACGCCCTACCAGGGCGCCAAGAACATGGTGGACAAACTGGGCCCGGGCGTCGGCGTGGAGCTGACGTACAAGGGGCAGGGGCACGGGGCGTACGACAGCGGTGACAAGTGCGTGCAGGGCGCGGTGAACGCGTATTTGCTGGACGGGAAGGTGCCGGCCGCCGGGACGGTGTGCCAGTAA
- a CDS encoding lysylphosphatidylglycerol synthase domain-containing protein yields the protein MQPPEAAASGSPDARRQPATPQNPAHRGDNTGPGATGPDAAGSDTTGPDAAGSDTTGPSSTGSNTSGPGTTSPDATGPSTTGPDTNGPGATAPDSTGPDTTGPGATDPETTGPSPTGPDTTGSDSADRGPVRPGPADAGDPGAPKAPGHPASPDGPDTPDAAQPNGSDGVCEDSGSIERVSVDEPLLPARVHRPSDLLRLLTGVLAIAVVLAVAAFAHGTTSGLEDDITKGTTGTPDVLIRLAGLASSIAVLVLPVAFAIERLIKRDGLRIADGVLAAVLAHGVALATDLWVSKSAPGSITEALTQQSASGALTDPVHGYLAPVIAYMTAVGMARRPRWRVALWAVLLLNSFAVLVGGQTTPFSIIVTILIGWTVAYGALYAVGSPNVRPTGQTLLAGLRHVGFNPVTALRAEDVPDSLEQGERGRRYLVTLEDGPPLDVTVVDREQQAQGFFYRVWRRLTLRSITTRRSIQSLRQALEQEALLAYAAIAAGANAPKLIATSELGPDAVMLVYEHTGGRTLDSLEDKEITDELMRETWRQVRALQSRRIAHRRLAGDAILVDRFGRVIVTDLRGGEIAAGDIVLRMDVAQLLTTFGLRVGAERSVAAALDVLGPDAVADSLPLLQPIALSRSTRATLRRLGREQAQREREAVLEASDAAREAKAAEAAAAKEAAAKEAAARPEAAAPDARKAVKAEKKAEKLAIDEALEQAHEDDLLTQIRHQVLLIRPLAPVEPVRLERIKVKTLISFVAGAFAAYFLLVQLTNIKFGDLIANAQWGWVAAAALFSALSYPAAAASLLGFVPERVPFWRAVVAQVAGSFVKLVAPAAVGGVALNTRFLQRAGVRPGLAVASVGASQLFGLASHISLLLVFGYVTGTEQTSELSPSRTVIAGLLTAAVLILVVTAVPFLRKFVVSRVRSLFAGVVPRMLDVLQRPQKLVTGIGGMLLLTGVFVMCLDASIRAFGTGSDHTLSYASVAVVFLTANALGSAAPTPGGVGAVELALSTALTIAGMTAETATSAVLLYRLLTFWLPVLPGWLCFNYLTRKGQL from the coding sequence GTGCAGCCACCCGAGGCGGCGGCAAGCGGCAGCCCCGACGCGCGGCGACAGCCCGCCACACCCCAAAACCCGGCCCACCGGGGCGACAACACCGGCCCCGGCGCGACCGGCCCGGACGCCGCCGGCTCAGACACGACCGGCCCGGACGCCGCCGGCTCAGACACGACCGGCCCGAGCTCGACCGGGTCGAACACGAGCGGACCCGGCACGACCAGCCCGGACGCCACCGGACCCAGCACCACCGGCCCGGACACGAACGGACCCGGCGCCACCGCCCCGGACAGCACCGGCCCGGACACCACCGGACCCGGCGCCACCGACCCGGAGACCACCGGACCCAGCCCGACCGGCCCGGACACCACCGGTTCGGACTCAGCCGACCGCGGACCCGTCCGCCCCGGCCCCGCCGACGCCGGGGACCCCGGGGCTCCCAAGGCCCCCGGCCACCCCGCGTCCCCCGACGGACCCGACACCCCCGACGCCGCCCAACCCAATGGCTCCGACGGTGTGTGTGAGGACTCCGGGTCCATCGAGCGGGTCTCCGTCGACGAGCCGCTGCTGCCCGCCCGCGTGCACCGCCCGTCCGACCTGCTCCGGCTGCTCACCGGCGTGCTGGCGATCGCCGTCGTGCTGGCCGTCGCCGCCTTCGCGCACGGCACCACCTCGGGCCTGGAAGACGACATCACCAAGGGCACGACCGGCACCCCCGACGTCCTGATCCGCCTCGCCGGCCTCGCCTCCAGCATCGCCGTCCTCGTGCTGCCCGTCGCCTTCGCCATCGAGCGGCTGATCAAACGCGACGGCCTGCGGATCGCGGACGGCGTGCTCGCCGCCGTGCTCGCGCACGGCGTGGCGCTCGCCACCGACCTGTGGGTGTCGAAGTCGGCGCCCGGTTCGATCACCGAGGCGCTGACCCAGCAGTCCGCGTCCGGCGCCCTCACCGACCCCGTACACGGCTATCTCGCCCCCGTCATCGCCTATATGACGGCGGTGGGAATGGCACGCAGACCGCGCTGGCGGGTGGCCCTGTGGGCGGTCCTGCTGCTCAACTCCTTCGCGGTGCTCGTCGGCGGCCAGACCACACCGTTCTCGATCATCGTCACGATCCTGATCGGCTGGACCGTCGCGTACGGCGCCCTCTACGCGGTCGGCTCGCCCAATGTGCGCCCCACCGGGCAGACCCTGCTCGCGGGCCTGCGCCACGTCGGCTTCAACCCGGTGACGGCGCTGCGCGCCGAGGACGTGCCGGACTCGCTCGAACAGGGCGAACGGGGCCGGCGCTATCTGGTCACCCTGGAGGACGGCCCGCCGCTCGACGTCACCGTCGTCGACCGCGAACAGCAGGCGCAGGGCTTCTTCTACCGGGTGTGGCGCCGTCTGACGCTGCGTTCCATCACCACCCGCCGCTCGATCCAGTCGCTCAGGCAGGCCCTTGAGCAGGAGGCGCTGCTCGCGTACGCGGCGATCGCGGCGGGGGCGAACGCGCCCAAGCTGATCGCCACCTCCGAGCTCGGCCCGGACGCCGTGATGCTGGTGTACGAGCACACCGGCGGCCGCACCCTCGACTCCCTGGAGGACAAGGAGATCACCGACGAGCTGATGCGCGAGACGTGGCGGCAGGTGCGGGCGTTGCAGTCGCGGCGGATCGCGCACCGCAGGCTCGCGGGGGACGCGATCCTGGTGGATCGTTTTGGCAGGGTCATCGTGACCGATCTGCGCGGCGGCGAGATCGCGGCGGGTGACATCGTGCTCAGGATGGACGTCGCCCAGTTGCTCACCACGTTCGGACTGCGCGTCGGCGCCGAGCGTTCGGTCGCCGCCGCGCTCGACGTGCTCGGCCCCGACGCGGTCGCCGACAGCCTTCCGCTGCTCCAGCCCATTGCCCTGAGCCGGTCCACCCGCGCGACGCTGCGCAGGCTCGGCCGCGAGCAGGCCCAGCGCGAGCGCGAGGCGGTCCTTGAGGCGTCGGACGCGGCGCGGGAGGCGAAGGCCGCCGAGGCGGCGGCGGCCAAGGAAGCGGCGGCCAAGGAAGCGGCGGCCCGCCCCGAGGCGGCCGCGCCGGACGCCCGCAAGGCGGTGAAGGCGGAGAAGAAGGCCGAGAAACTGGCCATCGACGAGGCCCTTGAGCAGGCGCACGAGGACGATCTGCTCACCCAGATCCGCCACCAGGTGCTGCTGATCCGCCCGCTGGCCCCGGTCGAGCCGGTGCGCCTGGAGCGCATCAAGGTCAAGACGCTGATCAGCTTCGTGGCGGGGGCCTTCGCCGCCTACTTCCTGCTCGTGCAGCTCACCAACATCAAGTTCGGCGATCTGATCGCCAACGCGCAGTGGGGCTGGGTCGCGGCGGCCGCGCTGTTCTCGGCGCTGTCCTATCCGGCGGCGGCGGCCAGCCTGCTCGGCTTCGTACCCGAGCGGGTGCCGTTCTGGCGGGCGGTCGTGGCCCAGGTCGCGGGCTCGTTCGTGAAGCTGGTGGCCCCCGCCGCGGTGGGCGGCGTCGCCCTCAACACCCGCTTCCTCCAGCGCGCCGGGGTGCGTCCGGGCCTCGCGGTGGCGAGCGTGGGCGCCTCCCAGCTGTTCGGGCTCGCCTCGCACATCTCGCTGCTGCTGGTCTTCGGTTATGTGACCGGCACCGAGCAGACCTCGGAGCTCTCGCCGTCCCGCACGGTGATCGCGGGCCTGCTCACGGCGGCCGTGCTGATCCTGGTCGTCACGGCGGTCCCGTTCCTGCGCAAGTTCGTGGTCAGCCGGGTCCGCTCGCTGTTCGCGGGTGTGGTGCCGCGCATGCTCGACGTGCTGCAACGGCCGCAGAAACTGGTCACCGGGATCGGCGGCATGCTGCTGCTGACCGGCGTCTTCGTGATGTGTCTCGATGCCTCGATCCGCGCGTTCGGCACCGGCAGCGACCACACCCTGAGCTACGCGAGCGTCGCCGTGGTCTTCCTGACCGCCAACGCGCTGGGATCGGCGGCGCCCACTCCGGGCGGTGTGGGCGCGGTCGAGCTCGCGCTGTCCACGGCGCTGACGATCGCGGGCATGACCGCCGAGACCGCGACGTCGGCGGTGCTCCTGTACCGGCTGCTGACCTTCTGGCTGCCGGTGCTGCCGGGCTGGCTGTGCTTCAACTACCTCACGCGCAAAGGGCAGTTGTAG
- a CDS encoding MGMT family protein, which yields MSEQRSDRAGEAPGESGVPEAPAYPEYAERVLDLAERIPPGRVMTYGDVAEWLGEGGPRQVGRVMSLYGAAVPWWRVVRSDGVLLPGHELRALGHYRDESTPLRGASRSADDHTPRLDMKRARWDGSGGEAAHT from the coding sequence ATGAGCGAGCAGCGCAGCGACCGGGCGGGCGAGGCACCCGGGGAATCCGGGGTGCCCGAGGCGCCGGCGTACCCGGAGTACGCGGAACGGGTGCTCGACCTCGCCGAGCGCATCCCGCCCGGCCGGGTGATGACGTACGGGGACGTCGCGGAATGGCTCGGCGAGGGCGGCCCCCGCCAGGTCGGCCGGGTCATGTCGCTCTACGGCGCCGCGGTGCCGTGGTGGCGCGTGGTGCGCTCGGACGGCGTGCTGCTGCCGGGCCACGAACTGCGCGCGCTCGGCCACTACCGCGACGAGAGCACACCGCTGCGCGGGGCGAGCCGGTCCGCCGATGACCACACGCCGAGGCTCGACATGAAGCGGGCGCGCTGGGACGGCTCCGGCGGCGAGGCGGCACATACCTGA